Genomic segment of Lentisphaerota bacterium:
CCTCCTTCTTGGCGGTCCGCGCGGAGGCGTCGCCGGGAGCGGTGAGGAAGGCCACGATCTCCGTCGCGGCGCCCTCCATGTCGAGCGTGATGCGGTCGATGCGGTCCACGAGCAGGTGGTACATCGCGTAGCCGGGCGCGGCGATCAGGAGGCCGGCGGCGGTGGTGATGAGGGCCTGCAGCAGGCCCTGGGTCACCTGCGAGGCATCGACCAGCGGCGCCTGCCTGTGGATCGCCAGAACGGTGTCGAGGATGCCGAGGATCGTGCCGAGCAGGCCCAGCAGGGGCGCGGTGTAGGTGATCGTCACCACCGCGCCGATGCGGCGCTCGAGCCGGCTGAGTTCCGCGCGGCCGGTGCCGTCCACAGCCTCGCGAATGGCGTGCCGTGACTCATGGCGGTGCTGGATCGCGGTGCGCACAAGCGCGGCCACGGGCCCCGGGGTGTCCTCGCAGATGGCGACCGCCTCGCTGTCGTTGCCCCGTCCCAGAATCGTGCGGATCCCCTTGAGAAAGTCCGGGTAGTCGATCGCGGCACGGCGCATGTGCAGCAGGCGTTCGAAGAACACCAGCGCCTCGCCCGCGCCCAGCGCGAGGATCACCCACAGCACCACTCCGCCGTCTCTCAGTATCTCATGCATCGCGCACTCCCCTCCGACCGTCAAGGCCGCGTCCGTTCCAGTCGTTCCAGACGCTGGCGCGCCTCGGCCTGACCCGGCAGATCGGTGTCGGCCACACGTCGCAGCACACGCGCCGCGGCGGCGGGCTTGCCCGTCTGGATCAGCAGATCGGCCGCATTAAATGCCGCCAGTGTGAACCACACCGCCGATTCGTCGTCGATCCGCCCTTTGGCCCGGTCGTCCAGAAACGGGACGACGACACGGGCGTAATACTGCTCGATGGCCTCGCTGGTGCGCGTGAGCTTCTCCAGGCATCGGCCGATCTTGTATTCGGCCTGCAGCGCCATCGACGGTGTGACGTCGCGCCGGCCGAGCATTTCCCGATAGGCGTCCATCGCCTCCTGGAACCGTTTCGGGTCATCGCCGCCCATCAACAGGTAGCTGTCGCCCTTCCGGCCCCAGGCCGGGGTTCCCCAGTCGCTTTCGGGGTAGCGGGTGATCACTTCGCTGAACAGCAGCACCGCCTCGTCGAAACGCCGCAATTCGCAGAGGGCATCGGCTTGCACAAAGCGGGCTTCGGCCAGGCGTTGGCTGGCCGGGTAGGTTTTCCACAACCGGCCCATCAGCTCGACGGTCTGGGCCAGATCGTCGAGGCGGAATGCCGTCCGTCCGGCCCACAGCAGGGCGAAGTCGGCCCACGGTCCCTCGGGCCAGCGCTCGACGTACAGGAGAAACCGTTTGCGGGCGTTTTCGAACCGGCCGTGATTGAAGTCGTATTTGGCGAGCCAGAGGATCAGGTCGGGGAGGCGCGGCGCAGCGGGGAACTTCTCCAGGAAAGATTCGCCGGCGAGATAGGACTCGTCGTCACGCTTGAGGCTGAACAGGCTCATGACCTGCCAGTAGTGCGCTTCGCCCCGGGGGTCGGGCAGGGCGGCCGCCTCGGTGAAATCCCGAAGCGCAGCGTCGAAGCGGTAGGCGCGGAAGTTGGCGATTCCCCGCCCGATGAGCGCCTCGCTGCGCACGGCCAGATTAGTCGTCACGGCGAGCACCGCGCCGTACGCCTCCACAGCGGCCTCCACGGCCGTGCGGGCCGAGAGCAGCGTCGCCAGGCGCAACAGCGCCTGTTCGGCCAGCGGCGTGCCCGCGTAGCGCGTCGCCGTCTGCCGGAACGCGCCTTCGGCGGCGGAATCCCCGTCGCGCTCGAGGGCATCGGCCGACTGGAAGAGCGCGCGGGGCGCGAGCGCGTCCCCCGGGTAGAGCTCGTTGACGCTGCGATAGAGCTGGGCCGCCTGCTTGAAGCGGCCGTCGGCGGCGACCGCGTCGGCGGTGCGGTAGAGATAATCGGCCTTGTGCAACTGGTTCGTGGTGGTGTCGTGCAGTTTCTGGTACAGGTTGGCCGCCTCGCCGAAGCGCCCGATCTGAAACAGGGACCGGGCGCGGCCGGCAAGCGCCGCCAGCCCTTCGCCCGTCTCGCCGAAGGATTCGATGTAGACGCGGTAGGCGGTGGCGGCCCGTTCATGCAAGCCCGCTGCGGCCAGGGCGTCGGCCAGCCGCATCTGGGCGTTGCGCGCCTCGGGGCTTTCCGCGAATTCGCGGATCAGGGCCTTGATCCGGGCCTCGCCCTCGTCGAGCGTATTCGTGGCGCAGAGGAGGATGTCGGCGAGCCGGATACCGGCGGCCAG
This window contains:
- a CDS encoding tetratricopeptide repeat protein, with translation MIRQFSICVLLFLAAGGARAADGLDVARSALADKLYGLAERQAKALVEAAGTVAERADALLVYVQSLAEQGRNEEVLNTLNGHAATLAESAAGAFAYWRTRALLALNDPAGARAAAEGGLAADPQSDDATALRRLAAQACLALDDDAGALRVYAELDAAVTNAGLRAAVLYEWAQALDGMGRATNAVDVLARQPRETPADPFVENGMLLHAAILARLDRPADATRVLQTLATHEQSGESGRVRALAELARLQIAGGKTLDAIASARAATEAAQRPDLRLAAGIRLADILLCATNTLDEGEARIKALIREFAESPEARNAQMRLADALAAAGLHERAATAYRVYIESFGETGEGLAALAGRARSLFQIGRFGEAANLYQKLHDTTTNQLHKADYLYRTADAVAADGRFKQAAQLYRSVNELYPGDALAPRALFQSADALERDGDSAAEGAFRQTATRYAGTPLAEQALLRLATLLSARTAVEAAVEAYGAVLAVTTNLAVRSEALIGRGIANFRAYRFDAALRDFTEAAALPDPRGEAHYWQVMSLFSLKRDDESYLAGESFLEKFPAAPRLPDLILWLAKYDFNHGRFENARKRFLLYVERWPEGPWADFALLWAGRTAFRLDDLAQTVELMGRLWKTYPASQRLAEARFVQADALCELRRFDEAVLLFSEVITRYPESDWGTPAWGRKGDSYLLMGGDDPKRFQEAMDAYREMLGRRDVTPSMALQAEYKIGRCLEKLTRTSEAIEQYYARVVVPFLDDRAKGRIDDESAVWFTLAAFNAADLLIQTGKPAAAARVLRRVADTDLPGQAEARQRLERLERTRP
- a CDS encoding MotA/TolQ/ExbB proton channel family protein, which gives rise to MHEILRDGGVVLWVILALGAGEALVFFERLLHMRRAAIDYPDFLKGIRTILGRGNDSEAVAICEDTPGPVAALVRTAIQHRHESRHAIREAVDGTGRAELSRLERRIGAVVTITYTAPLLGLLGTILGILDTVLAIHRQAPLVDASQVTQGLLQALITTAAGLLIAAPGYAMYHLLVDRIDRITLDMEGAATEIVAFLTAPGDASARTAKKEA